The DNA sequence gcctgttgtgatacagcccgggatcaaaccagagtctgtagtgacacatctaaaacagagatgcagtgccttagacctctgcgccactcaggagtaaATCATAGTAATGGCTTGAACAGAATAAATGGATTGGTATTGAACACATCAAATAAATGGTTTCcacgtgtttgataccattcactccattccagccattattatgagccatcctcccctcagcagcctcctgtgcacCCTGTGCATGCTCAAGtgtgggtccttctgtagctcagttggtagagcatggcgcttgtaacgccagggtagtgggttcgatccccgggaccacccatacgtagaatgtatgcacacatgactgtaagtcgctttggataaaagcgtctgctaaatggcatatatatatatataaattagatGGAAAAGAACTTGGGCTCCATAGATGACATGTTGAGAAGAGGACTATATTAATAGACAtatgttgcagagagagagaggatgtgattAGAGGTGCTGCAGTGCAGTCTGTTTggactctgagagagagagagagagagagagagagcgagagagagagaaaggatatgGTAAGATGTGCTGCAGTGCAGTCTGTCTGGAGCTGGAGCCAGAGCCTGCAGTGCAGTCTGTCCTGCTGACCATGGCCAGGCCAGAACGGTGTTACATAAGCCTGTGTCTGTTTACTCTGGAGCTCTGCTGACAGATCTGCAGCCAGCCACTCAGTGACAGGGGAGCTGTACGGTGCAGAACAGTGTGTCAGGCTCTCCTGCAGCGTTTGGGAAAGCACCTGTTGACAGACTGACATCAACACTACTAACCTTCACTGGCTCCTGCAACTGCTATAAATCCAGATTTCTATAATCTACTCAGTTGCATGCTGCACCTAATGACTATGGTAACATACTTTGGTGTTACTTTTTAAGTTGTGATATGCATGGTATGCCTCCTACAACAACTGAACTCAAGTTATTTTGGCATGTTTCCTATTGTATCTAGCTACTAGTCTAGACCTCCAAGTAAGTGTTGGCTGTTTTAGACAGTGGTTGCAGCATACGGAGCCAAAACCCTTTGTCGTCATCACTCCGTTTATCATAGTTGCTATGGCACTGGCTTCTGCTATTACCTGAATCGCCAGATATGAGGCTCCACTTCCCTacatatttatttggacagtgaagctaaaactttTAATTTGGTTCTATACTCcaccattttggatttgagatcaaatgttttatatgaGGCGATGGAACAAAATGTCACCTTTTTATTTAGGGtatttttcatatatatatacagtatgttttaccgtttagaaatgaaagAACTTTGTATGTAGTCCCCCCATTTTGAAGGtatcataagtatttggacaaattcacttagtgtattaaagtagtctaGAGTACAACTCtactctgtaactttctcactcatcaatattcacgattcattcatgattatccgtaatcatggtagcttCCAAATTAATGTACAAATGCTCAGAAACATTCtatattatttacaataaaagtgactccaaaaatacattatttacaattCATTTCTACACAACTGTCCGGAACACCTGGTACTCTCATGCAtgattcagtgttgcttgcctcaaagcgcaCATAggagtaatttagctcgtcttgtaggcttgtgtcactgggcaactCACGGctctgcttccctttgtagtccgtaatagatTGCAACCCCTGCCACAACCGACGAGCGTCGGAGAAGGtgtagtatttgtatttattatggatccccattagctactcttcctggggtccagcaaaattaaggcagtttataccattttaaaacattacaatacattcaacgatttcacaatacactgtgtgccctcaggcccctactccaccactaccacagtaATAAATCCATGTGtttgtatgttatcgtgtgtgtgtgtgtgtgtgtgtgtgtgtgtgtgtgtgtgtgtgtgtctttgccaatgtttgtgttgcttcacagtccctgctgttccatatggtgttttttaaatctaattttactgcttgcgctATTACTTGATGTGTGattagtgatgaagtcaatctctcttccactttcagccaggagagattgacatgcatttTATTAaaattagctctctgtgtaccatccttttttgtggcacctgaccacacgactgtaaggtgcgacaaaactagggcctgtaggacgtGCTTTGTTGATggtgttaagaaggcagagcattgctttattatagacagacttctccccatcttatctactcctgcatcaatatgttttgaccatgacagtttacaatgtagggttactccaagcagtttagtcatctcaacttgctcaatttccacatgatttattacaatatttagttgaggtttagagtTTAGTGAGTGCTTTGTTCCAAAAACAATGCTTTAAGTTtaagaaatatttagggctaacttattccttgccacccactctgaaactaactgcagctctttgttgagtgttgcagtcatttcagtcgctgtagtagctgacgtgttgagtcatccgcatacatagaaactctggctttactcaaagtcagtggcatgtcgttaataaaaataaaaacaagtggcctaaacagctaccctggggaatatctgattctaactggattatatttgataggcttccattaaagaacaccctttgtgttctgttagacaagtaactctttatccacattatagcagggggtgtaaagccataacacatgtgTTTTTACAGCAGCATACTATGCTCACTAATGTCAAAatctgcactgaagtctaacaagacagcccccacaatcattatatcatcaatttctctcagccaatcatcagtaatttgttgtaaatgctgtgcttgttgagtgtccttccctataagcatgctgaaatgctgttgtcaatttgtttactctAAAATAGCATTATCTGGTCAATCACAATTTTTTTCCAGAAGTTCACTAAGGGTTGGTAAcgggctgattggtcggctatttgaaccagaaaagggggctttactattttTGAGTAGCTTCCCTCCAAGCCTGAGGGCAcactctctagtaggcttaaatgaAAGACGTAgaaaataggagtggcaatatcgtctgaTATTATCCCACAGTAATTTTCCATCTAGATTGTtagaccctggtggcttgtcattgttgatagacaacaatatttttttcacctcttccacactgactttacggaattcaaaagtacaattcttgtctttcataatttggtccgttatacttggatgtgtagtgtcagcgtttgttgctggaaTGTCATCCCTAAATGTGCATATCTTGCCAATGGGATTCAATCTGTCCTGTATTTACGCTTTGCCTGTTGATGGTTCTTCGGATGGCATAGCGGGATTCTTATaagggttagagtcccgctccttgaaagtggcagcttaGTCCaaatgttacctgtaatccatggcttctggtttggggtatgtacgtacggtcacggTGGGAACGATGTCATCGATGTACTTGTTGATGAAGCCATTGActgatgtactcctcaatgccatcggaagaatcccgggacatattccagtctgtgatacaGTAGCAAAagagtcctgtagcttagcatctgcgtcatctgaccacttccgtattgagcaagtCATTGGTACTTGCTGCTTTAGTTtttacttgtaagcaggaatcaggaggatagagttatggtcagatttgccaaatggagggcgagggagagctttgtacgcgtctctgtgtgtggagtaaaggtggtctagagtttttttcccctctggttgcacatgtaacatgcttAAACAGATTTaggtttccctgcattaaagtcccaggccaaaaggagcgccgcctctggatgagcattttcttgtttgcttaatgccttatacagcttgttgagtgcagtcttaatgccagcatcggtttgtggtgataaatagacagctacgaaaaacaTCAATGAAAACTCTCtttgtaaatagtgtggtctacagcttatcatgtgatactctacctcaggcgagcaaaaccgcaagacttccttaatattagatttcaTGCACAAggtgttattgacaaatagacacagaccgctGGGGTAGTCTGTGCAAACTAATCTTTCAGGAAgaagctgttctatcttgccgatgtatggaaaacccagccagctgaatgttatccatgttgtcgttcagccacgactcggtgaaacataagatattagagtttttaatgtcccattggtaggatagccTTTATCGGAGCTCATTCAGTTTATTATCCAGTGATTGcatgttggctaataggactaATGGTAGAGGCATGTTACCCACTCACCGTTGGATTCTCCAGACCTACGACCgctatatctccatctcttcttcatgCTAAttacagggatttgggccttgtccggTGTCTGAAGTAAATTCTTCACGTCCAACTTGTTTAAGAAAAAAAATCTTCAtccagtacgaggtgagtaatcactgaCCTGATATCGAGATGCTATTTTCTGTTGTACTAGACAGTGCCAGAAAAATTtggtacaaaataagttacaaataatgcaaaataacacacacaatagcacaattggttaggagcctgtaaaacggcagccatctcctccggctcCATTATTAtcttcccagcacaaggtgcacttgtgtaatgattatgctgtttaatcagcttcttgaaatgccacacctgtcaggtggatggattatcttggcaagggagaaattctcactaacagggatgtaaacacatttgtgcacaaaatctgaatgaaataagctttttgtgcatatggaacatttctgggatcttttatttcagctcatgaaacatgggaccagcactttacaggttgcgttaatatttttgttcagtgtacttatgacaccttcaaatgAGGGGACTAGATgcataaagtgctttcatttctaaacggtaaaaccgatatgtatgaaaataccttCAAATAAAAATGTGCGattctgtactgtcgcctcatTCGAAacatgtatagagtatagagccaaattaaaGAATTGAGCTTCACTGTGCAAATAAATAGTCAGTTTAATATTTACCAAACTTCAAGGTTTTGTAGATATCTCTATTACATCATAACCTTTGCTGATCTTTATGTATGATAATGACTCTTATCGTGCTGCTATCAATTGGCATATTTTACATGTTTGGACAAATTGTTTACTTGCATCACACAATTTACAAGCTGTAAATGATTATGAATAAATGCAATGTTATGGATAGAAGAAGAAAGACATCCTTGTTTAGTTTTTCTGTGCGCGTGCCCGCGCTCACCTTCTCTTGTTTGCCATGGTCCCTCCAGTTTTTGAATAGCCCTGGGAATGGCTCCAACTTGCTTTGTTAACACAGGGCCCTCGACACACACAGCCAGTGACCCTGAGAGCAGGAGCGGTCTGGAAACACCACTGAGAGGGGCCCTGCAGGGGGAGGATCTCAGAGGGGAGGTAGACATGCGAGTGAAAAAGCCGTGCGAATGAGAAGAGGGAGATACCAAATATATATGTTTACCCTTTTTTCTCTTAATTGGTGTATCTCTGATAAGAGCAAATAGTTGACGCAAACAAGTTAAAAACATCACTTCTTTCTGTTTCAACTGTGTTTTCAATTTGATTTGCTGTTGAGATTTTGTTCTGCCTCTTTGAGCTTTAGCGTCTTCAAGGAACTTCAGAGATAGGAAGATCCCACTGGGCAAACACTGGTTGAAGATTTCCTAGGTGACCTCCAGAATTTATTTGTGTTGATTATGGGACCACCCAGTCTATTCCTCTCTTATTTAATCATACTCAAAACCTCATGCTGTAAGTGGAACGTGTCCCCGCTGGCCTGGATAAATGATGTAACTCCAAATCTAAAACACTAATGACATTCGAAGGAGACCCCTTGTGAGTTTCACAATCAAACAAGTGTGTTGTGCTTCACTGTCTCCCTCATTGGCTAGGAACACCAGCTGTGTCTAGGTCTAAAAGCATGGCATACACAGATGTCAGAGGGCATCGTTTTAATGGAAAGGCCTGCCTAGAGCAGAGTGACCAATGCCAGCCTCTTTCTCCCTGGTCTGAGTTTGGACCTCTGCTTGGGTGTAATAAGTAATATTGGGCCACTGACAGGCTGAAAGTGGATAGCATTCAGAGAGTTTGACATTTTACATGTCAGAAAAGCTCCTTGAAGTCCATGCCCAGAATGATTCCTTTCTTCCATGTGCTTACATCTCCATCTGCTGGACATTTTTGTATATCACTAAAAGTAGTACATTTAATCCGTTTTAATAGCAACACTGAAGTCTAAATGACATGACATACGTGTCATATTTTCCTATAAAATAATGAAAGACATGATTTAATGATATTTACTGAAATTGGATAGCGGGCTAATATACTCTGCCCTAAACTATGAGTGGTTAACTTTTTTTGTAAACTCTATTTGATAAATAATTGCAATACTATAACCTTGGTCTAATTTACAAACTGCAATTGTATGTATTTATTGCGCATGCGCAACCTTTCACGGCAAAGTGAACCAAGATGGCGGCTGTTGTTGAAAATGTTGTAAAACTGTAAGTAGCTATGTTCTTTCCCCCTAGCTTGTTAAAGTATGCACATGTGTTTTACGTTTAAATGTAAAGGTCGGTGGTAACAGAAACATGTAAATGGTATCGTAAATTGTCTGAGATGTTCTGTAAAAGAACCGAATAACTCAGTTTTCAAACTGTCAGTACTCGTAGCTAAACTGACCTGCTATGTCAAGTGTTTTTGTATAATGGACACTTTGAAATTAACCAAGTGTCATCATTATATAACCAAACGGTGGGCACTAGTGAGCAAATGTACACGAATAACTGCATATCCGCAACTCTATCCATAATCCTAATTCCACGCGAGTTTGAAAACACCCACGGTGAGAGAGATTGGATGGTGACATGTTAGTTTACAATCATTAGCATGTTAGCTGGCTACTTGGTTATTAAGTTCAGTTAGCTGCAAAATTAGTTCAAATCCTGGTGTTCAATCAGTATTATGAATATATCTGCTGACACTGTCTGCATTCGTGGTCCTGGGATGCTTTCATGTGGAAATGGAATGCATGTTTTTTTTGCTTTCCAACAGAAAATCCATGTCACCACAATGCATTAGTCACTATGACGAACGTCCTTGAGGCATTGTTAAAACTAGCTTTTGCCAAAAGATTAGAGTAATATGAATCAGATGTTCTTCAATACAAATTCTACCAATAAAAAAGAAAATGACCATGGCATGCAATGCAACAAATGTTTCAAACTCGTGAACCGCTGTGTGTTCATCACGGAAACCATTTACAGTTTACGAAGCAAACAGAGCAGGGAAGGAGGGACCTACCAGAAGTTGTCCAATAGAAATCTCGTTTTCTTTGTAAAATGTTTTCTTTAGGCTTAAACCGTTTCGCAACAGAACCTgtgtaattttttatttaacctttatataactaggcaagtcagttaacaaattcttatttacaatgatggcctagtgggttaactgccttgttcaccgGCAGAACAACattttgtatcttgtcagctctgggatttgggCCAGcagcctttcagttactggcccaatgctctaaccactaggctacctacttcCCCAAATAATACAAGTAATACACCCCTGTTGTCTCTCATAGACCTCTTTCCATACCCACTTTCCCGAAAGCTTCTGTATCCCTTTGCCTAAAATAGATTTGATTGTCTTAGTGCTACGAAGCTTTGAAGACAGATTTATGTAAGTAAAAAATAGATTTCACTCAAGCTGATTCGTGTTGAAAAGCTGAGCCAGCAGAGGCTGCTGCTCCCAACCAGGCAGACCGCTGTTGCCAAGCCAACAAAAGAGCAACTGCTGACATTCTCAACAGTGACTGAGTTCAGGGACACAATGATGTAGTCTGCTTGCCTGCCTCCCCGAGGTGCCAGCTTAAACAGGACCAAAAGGTTTTTAGCTGTGGCTGTGATAGATAAAGACTTTGAAGTTTGAACAATTTTAAGCCTCTTTTACAACACGCTAGAGCAGTAGAATTTAGACATGATTTGTTTTTAGAGGTGGTAGGACACATACCATACCAACCTCTTTATGGTAGAGATACATTACAGGTACTGTCAGTTGTTGAACTGATGCATGAAGGTTTATTTATTTAGATCCTTTTGCAGaagcagcagttactcttcctggggtccacagtAATGTATCATTCTTATAACAGTATACACAGGCAGTGTGTTTCCTGGTGCTAACTTGTCCCTGGCCGTTCCTCTCGTGTGTGGGTGAAGGCTGGGAGAGCAGTGCTACAGAGACGCCATGGAGCAGTGCCATAACTACAACGCCCGGCTATGTGCCGAGAGGAGTGTCCGAATGCCCTTCCTGGACTCTCAGACTGGAGTGGCGCAGAGCAACTGTTACATTTGGATGGAGAAGAGACACAGGGGACCAGGTAAATACATTACACATCTACACAAATTGAAGTCACATACAGTATTTCAACTACTGAGTTCACAGCCTGGAGTAGTAGGCTATATGAGTTTTTCCAGTACACATTTATGTTATAGCCCTGGACACACCTCATTCAACCTGTCAGGGGCTTGATGATTACTAGAATCAAGTATGCTTGTCTAGGCCACAACGGAAACTtctactgttgggggtactggaggaccggagtTGTTAAACACTTGGCAGTACCATTCATCTTCTTCTCATGATCTGGAGACGAAAACAAAAGAGATCACTGTAGTTCAAGCACTTGGTAGAAATTGTGTTCACCTATGTTTCCAACcacaccagtgtgtcggaggaaacaccatacagctctagccacaaggagtcgcttgagcacaatgggacaagaacatcccagccagccaaaccctcccttaacccagacgacgctgggccaattgtgtgagTCGGCTCAtaggtctcccggtcgcggccggctgcgacacagcccgggatcgaactcggatctgtagtgacgcctcaagcgtGCCTTAGGCCGCTGCGCCACTCCGGAGGCCATAAAGTGAAAGTTAATGTCTGTTTTATAGGTCATCATAAATGTCTAGGTACGTTAGTGTGcatcttctgtcctctctcaggAGTGGCCCCAGGACAGCTGTACACCTACCCATCCCGCAGGTGGAGGAAGAAACAACGAGCCCTCCCCCCAGAGGATCCCCGGCTGGTCTTCCCCCCTCTAAAGTCAGGTACGTCCTAATCATGGGATACTGGTCAGCTTAATAACACTATAACTGTGTTGACATGTTTGTGTGCCCCTCTGTGCCAGAGTTCTCTGTTGGTTCTTCACTCCTTTGTAAAGGTTGTTTGTGGTTCTCCCTGTCTGTAGAACTGGACTTGGGTTTTAAGAAGGATGCCCTGTCATCATCTGATGGCAGCAGTCTGGAAGCCCTGCTGAAGGGGGAACCCCTGGATAAACGGGGTCCTCCGGAGCTCCATGGGCCAGAAGAGGAGTCCAGTCTGGCAGACTACACTTGTGGGGAAGTTACTCCTGCAGCACGCGTCAGAAAGGTACCGTAGCATGCTCTGGTTGGAGGGATCGTGTGATACATAGCATGGTTTACAGTTTATTACTCCTCCAATGACATTAGATACTACAGCAACATGCATTCTTCTGTCTATACAGAGAGTCCTGGAGCCAGATGACTTCCTGGATGACTTGGAGGATGAGGACTATGAGGAGGACACTCCCAAAAGAAGAGGCAAAGGAAAGGGAAAGGTGAGTGAAGCTATTCTAAAGCAATAATTATTGTTGATGTTACATTTTGCATTACATTTAGcatagtcatttagcagacgctcttatccagagccacttacagttaGAGACTCACTTTACTCAATGTTACAGGCATGTGATTTGAAATGGTGACTGTGTCCTCTGGCACCATGTCTGTACCTATGATATTGAATATGATGGTGTGTTTGTCCTTAGGGTCGTGGAGTGAGCAGTGCCAAGAAGAAGCTGGATGCTGCGGCGGCTGCACTGGAGGACAAGGACAAGCCTTACTCCTGTGACAGTGAGTCCCAGCAGGGCTTTGGAGGAGAACAGTGGGAGTGCAGATGGCTTTGGAGGAGAACAGTGGGAGTGCAGATGGCTTTGGAGGAGAACAGTGGGAGTGCAGATGGCTTTGGAGGAGAACAGTGGGAGTGCAGATGGCTTTGGAGGAGAACAGTGGGAGTGCCGATGGCTTTGGAGGAGAACAGTGGGAGTGCCGATGGCTTTGGAGGAGAACAGTGGGAGTGCAGATGGCTTTGGAGGAGAACAGTGGGAGTGCAGATGGCTTTGGAGGAGAACAGTGGGAGTGCAGGTGGCTTTGGAGGAGAACAGTGGGAGTGCAGATGGCTTTGGAGGAGAACAGTGGGAGTGCAGATGGCTTTGGAGGAGAACAGTGGGAGTGCAGATGGCTTTGGAGGAGAACAGTGGGAGTGCAGATGGCTTTGGAGGAGAACAGTGGGAGTGCAGATGGCTTTGGAGGAGAACAGTGGGAGTGCAGATGGCTTTGGAGGAGAACAGTGGGAGTGCAGATGGCTTTGGAGGAGAACAGTGGGAGTGCAGATGGCTTTGGAGGAGAACAGTGGGAGTGCAGATGGCTTTGGAGGAGAACAGTGGGAGTGCAGATGGCTTTGGAGGAGAACAGTGGGAGTGCAGATGGCTTTGGAGGAGAACAGTGGGAGTGCAGATGGCTTTGGAGGAGAACAGT is a window from the Oncorhynchus keta strain PuntledgeMale-10-30-2019 chromosome 6, Oket_V2, whole genome shotgun sequence genome containing:
- the LOC118385082 gene encoding uncharacterized protein LOC118385082 isoform X3, with product MAAVVENVVKLLGEQCYRDAMEQCHNYNARLCAERSVRMPFLDSQTGVAQSNCYIWMEKRHRGPGVAPGQLYTYPSRRWRKKQRALPPEDPRLVFPPLKSELDLGFKKDALSSSDGSSLEALLKGEPLDKRGPPELHGPEEESSLADYTCGEVTPAARVRKRVLEPDDFLDDLEDEDYEEDTPKRRGKGKGKGRGVSSAKKKLDAAAAALEDKDKPYSCDSESQQGFGGEQWECRWLWRRTVGVQMALEENSGSADGFGGEQWECRWLWRRTVGVPMALEENSGSADGFGGEQWECRWLWRRTVGVQMALEENSGSADGFGGEQWECRWLWRRTVGVQMALEENSGSADGFGGEQWECRWLWRRTVGVQMALEENSGSADGFGGEQWECRWLWRRTVGVQMALEENSGSADGFGGEQWECRWLWRRTVGVQMALEENSGSADGFGGEQWECRWLWRRTVGVQMALEENSGSAGCFGGEQWECRWLWRRTVGVPVALEENSGSAGGFGGEQWECRWLWRRTVGVQMALEENSGSAGCFGGEQWECRWLWRRTVGVPMALEENSGSADGFGGEQWECRLLWRRTVGVQVALEENSGSADGFGGEQWECRWLWRRTVGVQMALEEGLLSLLPRNSLVGKRTVGCFSLLKLSSLAD
- the LOC118385082 gene encoding uncharacterized protein LOC118385082 isoform X24, translating into MAAVVENVVKLLGEQCYRDAMEQCHNYNARLCAERSVRMPFLDSQTGVAQSNCYIWMEKRHRGPGVAPGQLYTYPSRRWRKKQRALPPEDPRLVFPPLKSELDLGFKKDALSSSDGSSLEALLKGEPLDKRGPPELHGPEEESSLADYTCGEVTPAARVRKRVLEPDDFLDDLEDEDYEEDTPKRRGKGKGKGRGVSSAKKKLDAAAAALEDKDKPYSCDSESQQGFGGEQWECRWLWRRTVGVQMALEENSGSADGFGGEQWECRWLWRRTVGVPMALEENSGSADGFGGEQWECRWLWRRTVGVQMALEENSGSADGFGGEQWECRWLWRRTVGVQMALEENSGSADGFGGEQWECRWLWRRTVGVQMALEENSGSADGFGGEQWECRWLWRRTVGVQMALEENSGSADGFGGEQWECRWLWRRTVGVQMALEENSGSADGFGGEQWECRWLWRRTVGVQVALEENSGSADGFGGEQWECRWLWRRTVGVQMALEENSGSAGGFGGEQWECRWLWRRTVGVPVALEENSGSAGGFGGEQWECRWLWRRTVGVQVALEENSGSADGFGGEQWECRWLWRRTVGVQMALEEGLLSLLPRNSLVGKRTVGCFSLLKLSSLAD
- the LOC118385082 gene encoding uncharacterized protein LOC118385082 isoform X39; translated protein: MAAVVENVVKLLGEQCYRDAMEQCHNYNARLCAERSVRMPFLDSQTGVAQSNCYIWMEKRHRGPGVAPGQLYTYPSRRWRKKQRALPPEDPRLVFPPLKSELDLGFKKDALSSSDGSSLEALLKGEPLDKRGPPELHGPEEESSLADYTCGEVTPAARVRKRVLEPDDFLDDLEDEDYEEDTPKRRGKGKGKGRGVSSAKKKLDAAAAALEDKDKPYSCDSESQQGFGGEQWECRWLWRRTVGVQMALEENSGSADGFGGEQWECRWLWRRTVGVPMALEENSGSADGFGGEQWECRWLWRRTVGVQMALEENSGSADGFGGEQWECRWLWRRTVGVQMALEENSGSADGFGGEQWECRWLWRRTVGVQMALEENSGSADGFGGEQWECRWLWRRTVGVQMALEENSGSADGFGGEQWECRWLWRRTVGVQMALEENSGSADGFGGEQWECRWLWRRTVGVQVALEENSGSADGFGGEQWECRWLWRRTVGVQMALEENSGSAGCFGGEQWECRLLWRRTVGVQMALEENSGSADGFGGEQWECRWLWRRAYSLYSLGTLLLGSGQSVVFHS
- the LOC118385082 gene encoding uncharacterized protein LOC118385082 isoform X27, whose product is MAAVVENVVKLLGEQCYRDAMEQCHNYNARLCAERSVRMPFLDSQTGVAQSNCYIWMEKRHRGPGVAPGQLYTYPSRRWRKKQRALPPEDPRLVFPPLKSELDLGFKKDALSSSDGSSLEALLKGEPLDKRGPPELHGPEEESSLADYTCGEVTPAARVRKRVLEPDDFLDDLEDEDYEEDTPKRRGKGKGKGRGVSSAKKKLDAAAAALEDKDKPYSCDSESQQGFGGEQWECRWLWRRTVGVQMALEENSGSADGFGGEQWECRWLWRRTVGVPMALEENSGSADGFGGEQWECRWLWRRTVGVQMALEENSGSADGFGGEQWECRWLWRRTVGVQMALEENSGSADGFGGEQWECRWLWRRTVGVQMALEENSGSADGFGGEQWECRWLWRRTVGVQMALEENSGSADGFGGEQWECRWLWRRTVGVQMALEENSGSADGFGGEQWECRWLWRRTVGVQMALEENSGSAGCFGGEQWECRWLWRRTVGVPVALEENSGSAGGFGGEQWECRWLWRRTVGVQMALEENSGSADGFGGEQWECRWLWRRTVGVQMALEEGLLSLLPRNSLVGKRTVGCFSLLKLSSLAD